A window of Actinomycetota bacterium genomic DNA:
GTGCCAATGTTTCCTCATGACGTGCGTGGAAAAGAAGCTCTCTTGAAGTACGCTAAAATTTTGATTGGGGATGATTATGAGCATTCATCAAGTCAGCCCGTTGAAGCTTTAGCCAAAGCAGAATCATCTACTCCTGGTGCAATGTCAGAAATCCTGGGTAAGGATTTGCAATTCATTATCTTTGGCGGCAAGGGAGGAGTAGGGAAAACTACGGTTTCGGCAGCCACGGCTTTGTCTATTGCGAGGCATAATCCTGATAAAAGAATACTGGTTTTTTCCACCGACCCCGCTCACTCCTTAGCAGATAGTTTCGCCTGTCCAATAGGAGATGTCGTGACTTCCATAAAAAGTGAAGGCAACCTCTATGCCTTAGAGATAGATGGAACAAGAGTATATGAAGATTTTAGGAAAGAATATAAAGCAAACATAAAAGATGCTTTTGAGAAATGGCAAGGTAGTAATATCGTAGGTGGTAGAAAATGGAAATTAGATTTTGATCAGCAGGTCATGGAGGGGTTTGTTGACACCTATCCACCAGGGCTAGAAGAGGTGCTTGCCTTAGAGCGAATTATGGATTTTGTCGAAAGGAAGGAATACGACTTATACATTTTTGATACCGCCCCCACAGGTCACTTAATTGAACTTCTAAAGTTCCCGGAACTAGTAAGAGAATGGTTAAGGGTTACTTATAGGGCGATTTTGAAGTATCACAGAGATGTTCTCCCTGTAGATAATGTAGAAATTATAAGTAAGAAGATTTTAAATTCGCAAACAACTGTGCAAAAAATGCGAGAGATCCTTACTGACCCTCAAAAAAGCGAGTTTGTTGCGGAAACCATTTAACCAATTACCAAAACTGCTGAGTTGTACGAGGAGAGAAAATGGAACCAACTGGAAATACACACGCTACTTTAGTGGATTTATTGGATAGGGTTCTGGATAAAGGTCTTGTAATTAACGCCGATGTTATTATCTCTGTTGCTGGCATTCCCCTAATTGGTGTTAACTTAAGGGCTGCCTTGGCTGGGATGGAGACCATGCTAAAGTACGGGGTCATGCAAGCCTGGGATGAGAGAACGCGTGCTTGGGAACGGGAACATCGAGGAAAGGAAGAGTTCTCTTTAACCCAAGGGGAAGAAGTTATCCTCAAGATGTTCGGCTCATATTACCATAGTGAAGGAATATACACAGCCTGGAGATCGGGCTATTTTTATTTGACGGATAAAAGGCTCCTTCTTCACCGTCAAGATTTCAATGAAGTCATATTCGAGATACCTTTAGAGGAGATAAAAAGCTTAGTGGTAAAAGAAGAAAAGCATTTTACCAAAGAGGGTAAAGAGGTGCTCTATCTTATAGATCGAACGGATAGAGTCTCTCGGCTCCATACCGCAGAAATGAGCTACTTAAAAGAGGCTATTGAGGAGAGAATAAAGGCCAAAGGGTTTTTCTTGGAGGAAAGTCCAATCCTTCCCGAGTTTGAAAAGGAGCCAATTAGCTTTCTGATGAAGGGAGAAAAGGTTACCCACCGAGGAAAGATGTGGCATCTGATGACCCACTCTGCTCCCGGTGGAGTTATAAGTAGTACGTGGAGACCAGGCCATCTCTATTTGACTAACAAGAGGTTATGTTGGTGGTACGACTCTGATGAGAAAGTAGCCTTTGAGACCCCTATCGATAAAATAGCTGCCTCGACGGTAGAGATAAGAGACGTTGCTGTAACGCTGAAGAAGAAAAAGGCTCTCGACGTTATATATGAAACCTCGCAGGGGAAAAGGGTAGCCTGTTTTTCCGGAGACGAATTAGACCAATGGGATAGAGTAGTTAATCAAATCATATCCAAGCAAGGTACAACCAGTGCTGAGGCTGAGATTGAGACTTGTCCTCAGTGTGGTCGAGAAGCACCGACAAAAGAGCTATTGGAAAAGGGATGCTCAGAGTGCGGCTGGGTTAGCCCAAAATTGAAAAAAAGGTTAGCCCAAGCAGCTAAGTAACTGGTAACTGGTAACTAGTGATTGG
This region includes:
- a CDS encoding TRC40/GET3/ArsA family transport-energizing ATPase, producing the protein MFFDPTVAAITGFNIPGRKAPKGNVHKFLDTLSKDLQKIRTVLRNSEECEFVPVTIPEALSILETERLLLTLKQEGIPVRNIIVNRVQDEKQCVFCSTRRKRQKNHLTEIDEKFAPYNLIRVPMFPHDVRGKEALLKYAKILIGDDYEHSSSQPVEALAKAESSTPGAMSEILGKDLQFIIFGGKGGVGKTTVSAATALSIARHNPDKRILVFSTDPAHSLADSFACPIGDVVTSIKSEGNLYALEIDGTRVYEDFRKEYKANIKDAFEKWQGSNIVGGRKWKLDFDQQVMEGFVDTYPPGLEEVLALERIMDFVERKEYDLYIFDTAPTGHLIELLKFPELVREWLRVTYRAILKYHRDVLPVDNVEIISKKILNSQTTVQKMREILTDPQKSEFVAETI
- the gvpJ gene encoding gas vesicle protein GvpJ, producing the protein MEPTGNTHATLVDLLDRVLDKGLVINADVIISVAGIPLIGVNLRAALAGMETMLKYGVMQAWDERTRAWEREHRGKEEFSLTQGEEVILKMFGSYYHSEGIYTAWRSGYFYLTDKRLLLHRQDFNEVIFEIPLEEIKSLVVKEEKHFTKEGKEVLYLIDRTDRVSRLHTAEMSYLKEAIEERIKAKGFFLEESPILPEFEKEPISFLMKGEKVTHRGKMWHLMTHSAPGGVISSTWRPGHLYLTNKRLCWWYDSDEKVAFETPIDKIAASTVEIRDVAVTLKKKKALDVIYETSQGKRVACFSGDELDQWDRVVNQIISKQGTTSAEAEIETCPQCGREAPTKELLEKGCSECGWVSPKLKKRLAQAAK